The Montipora foliosa isolate CH-2021 chromosome 1, ASM3666993v2, whole genome shotgun sequence genome has a window encoding:
- the LOC138005490 gene encoding uncharacterized protein isoform X2 — protein MATSPKNDPKMDEPLEEKGSGSERSGLSDEGTQEQFHHEDKQVDASCHVPLSKSRVFFLNISWFGMNVMYLILSVEVVPSQVYALVGSEKKGQVLGGMVAAGAVVTFFISPLVGMKSDRLVSQYGKRRPLMLGGTVLLCIALFGMAFSAPDIESDISNVTCSIDLKLRRCVPYVNLTVLEQSQNNWTSESDEGFLLSLLMQKEDSRGNIGLYIAFYLCVMACYSIMSVPYNGLIADLTPPFQRGFSSGVMGAMTLVGNVTGALIGFFFPKIGVVGTYSLVAVLYFICVLLTVLSCPEPAIHATHKAVNLKAVFQAYWEPLKERDFRWVFLTRFLMQQGVATVTGFLEFWLGDMVVLPNCWSPERSVAMLLLPMLFSAALFSVIGGFLSDRLARRKPLVIGSAILMSICAVILAGLQGKYAFYAAMPVALTFGVGFGAYCAVDFALVMDVLPNDREKAKDLAVWHQALVLPQAIATPTGGVILDIFERLRCDIGLGYIILFLVTSVYFVLSGIFVFNIKRAK, from the exons ATGGCTACAAG CCCAAAGAATGACCCAAAGATGGACGAACCCCTGGAggaaaaag GGTCAGGGTCAGAGAGAAGTGGATTAAGTGATGAAGGAACACAGGAACAATTTCATCATGAAGACAAACA gGTGGATGCATCCTGTCATGTTCCCCTTTCAAAATCCAGAGTGTTCTTCCTTAACATTTCCTGGTTTGGGATGAATGTGATGTACCTTATTCTATCAGTTGAAG TGGTGCCTTCACAAGTGTATGCACTTGTTGGCTCAGAAAAGAAAGGTCAAGTGTTGGGTGGAATGGTGGCTGCTGGTGCAG TTGTGACGTTTTTCATAAGCCCTCTTGTTGGAATGAAAAG CGATCGCTTGGTGTCTCAGTATGGAAAACGTAGACCTCTTATGCTTGGTGGTACTGTGTTACTTTG TATTGCTCTGTTTGGTATGGCTTTTAGTGCTCCGGACATTGAAAG TGACATATCAAATGTAACA TGCTCTATAGACCTGAAGCTGCGCCGATGTGTGCCATATGTTAACCTGACAGTATTGGAACAGTCTCAGAATAACTGGACAAGTGAATCAGACGAAGGGTTTCTTCTCAGTTTGCTGATGCAGAAAGAAGATTCAAGAGGAAATATAG GTCTTTACATAGCATTTTATCTCTGTGTTATGGCTTGCTACTCCATAATGAGTGTGCCTTATAATGGATTAATCGCTGATTTAACACCACCCTTTCAAAGAG GATTCAGTTCTGGTGTTATGGGGGCTATGACGTTAGTGGGGAATGTTACTGGAGCTCTCATAGGATTTTTCTTTCCG AAAATTGGAGTTGTTGGCACATATTCATTGGTAGCTGTCCTGTACTTCATCTGTGTGCTTCTTACCGTTCTATCATGTCCAGAGCCAGCAATTCATGCAACCCACAAGGCAGTTA ATCTGAAGGCTGTATTTCAAGCCTACTGGGAGCCTCTGAAAG AGCGAGATTTCAGATGGGTTTTTCTCACCCGATTTCTGATGCAACAAGGTGTTGCGACAGTAACAGG ATTTCTTGAGTTTTGGCTTGGGGATATGGTTGTGTTACCAAACTGCTGGTCACCGGAGAGGAGTGTTGCAATGCTTTTGCTTCCAATGTTGTTTTCTGCTGCATTATT TTCTGTTATTGGAGGATTTCTCTCCGATAGGCTTGCAAGAAGGAAACCTCTTGTCATAGGATCAG CAATACTGATGAGCATCTGTGCAGTGATACTGGCTGGATTGCAGGGCAAGTATGCTTTTTATGCAGCAATGCCTGTGGCCCTAACATTTG gGGTAGGATTCGGAGCTTATTGTGCAGTGGATTTCGCTCTGGTGATGGATGTTCTTCCTAATGACAGAGAGAAAGCAAAAGATTTGGCCGTCTGGCACCAG GCTCTTGTTTTGCCACAAGCGATAGCCACACCCACTGGAGGAGTCATACTGGATATTTTTGAAAGACTAAGATGTGACATTGGTCTTGGATACATTATTCTCTTTCTAGTCACATCTGTCTATTTTGTACTGAGtggaatttttgtttttaatataaAGAGAGCCAAATAG
- the LOC138005490 gene encoding uncharacterized protein isoform X1, with protein sequence MTFFSPKNDPKMDEPLEEKGSGSERSGLSDEGTQEQFHHEDKQVDASCHVPLSKSRVFFLNISWFGMNVMYLILSVEVVPSQVYALVGSEKKGQVLGGMVAAGAVVTFFISPLVGMKSDRLVSQYGKRRPLMLGGTVLLCIALFGMAFSAPDIESDISNVTCSIDLKLRRCVPYVNLTVLEQSQNNWTSESDEGFLLSLLMQKEDSRGNIGLYIAFYLCVMACYSIMSVPYNGLIADLTPPFQRGFSSGVMGAMTLVGNVTGALIGFFFPKIGVVGTYSLVAVLYFICVLLTVLSCPEPAIHATHKAVNLKAVFQAYWEPLKERDFRWVFLTRFLMQQGVATVTGFLEFWLGDMVVLPNCWSPERSVAMLLLPMLFSAALFSVIGGFLSDRLARRKPLVIGSAILMSICAVILAGLQGKYAFYAAMPVALTFGVGFGAYCAVDFALVMDVLPNDREKAKDLAVWHQALVLPQAIATPTGGVILDIFERLRCDIGLGYIILFLVTSVYFVLSGIFVFNIKRAK encoded by the exons ATGACTTTCTTCAGCCCAAAGAATGACCCAAAGATGGACGAACCCCTGGAggaaaaag GGTCAGGGTCAGAGAGAAGTGGATTAAGTGATGAAGGAACACAGGAACAATTTCATCATGAAGACAAACA gGTGGATGCATCCTGTCATGTTCCCCTTTCAAAATCCAGAGTGTTCTTCCTTAACATTTCCTGGTTTGGGATGAATGTGATGTACCTTATTCTATCAGTTGAAG TGGTGCCTTCACAAGTGTATGCACTTGTTGGCTCAGAAAAGAAAGGTCAAGTGTTGGGTGGAATGGTGGCTGCTGGTGCAG TTGTGACGTTTTTCATAAGCCCTCTTGTTGGAATGAAAAG CGATCGCTTGGTGTCTCAGTATGGAAAACGTAGACCTCTTATGCTTGGTGGTACTGTGTTACTTTG TATTGCTCTGTTTGGTATGGCTTTTAGTGCTCCGGACATTGAAAG TGACATATCAAATGTAACA TGCTCTATAGACCTGAAGCTGCGCCGATGTGTGCCATATGTTAACCTGACAGTATTGGAACAGTCTCAGAATAACTGGACAAGTGAATCAGACGAAGGGTTTCTTCTCAGTTTGCTGATGCAGAAAGAAGATTCAAGAGGAAATATAG GTCTTTACATAGCATTTTATCTCTGTGTTATGGCTTGCTACTCCATAATGAGTGTGCCTTATAATGGATTAATCGCTGATTTAACACCACCCTTTCAAAGAG GATTCAGTTCTGGTGTTATGGGGGCTATGACGTTAGTGGGGAATGTTACTGGAGCTCTCATAGGATTTTTCTTTCCG AAAATTGGAGTTGTTGGCACATATTCATTGGTAGCTGTCCTGTACTTCATCTGTGTGCTTCTTACCGTTCTATCATGTCCAGAGCCAGCAATTCATGCAACCCACAAGGCAGTTA ATCTGAAGGCTGTATTTCAAGCCTACTGGGAGCCTCTGAAAG AGCGAGATTTCAGATGGGTTTTTCTCACCCGATTTCTGATGCAACAAGGTGTTGCGACAGTAACAGG ATTTCTTGAGTTTTGGCTTGGGGATATGGTTGTGTTACCAAACTGCTGGTCACCGGAGAGGAGTGTTGCAATGCTTTTGCTTCCAATGTTGTTTTCTGCTGCATTATT TTCTGTTATTGGAGGATTTCTCTCCGATAGGCTTGCAAGAAGGAAACCTCTTGTCATAGGATCAG CAATACTGATGAGCATCTGTGCAGTGATACTGGCTGGATTGCAGGGCAAGTATGCTTTTTATGCAGCAATGCCTGTGGCCCTAACATTTG gGGTAGGATTCGGAGCTTATTGTGCAGTGGATTTCGCTCTGGTGATGGATGTTCTTCCTAATGACAGAGAGAAAGCAAAAGATTTGGCCGTCTGGCACCAG GCTCTTGTTTTGCCACAAGCGATAGCCACACCCACTGGAGGAGTCATACTGGATATTTTTGAAAGACTAAGATGTGACATTGGTCTTGGATACATTATTCTCTTTCTAGTCACATCTGTCTATTTTGTACTGAGtggaatttttgtttttaatataaAGAGAGCCAAATAG
- the LOC138005503 gene encoding alpha-2-macroglobulin receptor-associated protein-like produces the protein MCSKIFLLLFIISLVLIPSNGRKADEENPFRMAKLNMIWRKAQNKMSQQKLQDFRHVLEMQDRAEIRWKEVKASGGDEDGEMESMLRMKFSRVLQQFHLEDHFDDMGNDIRDKRAGTEGQGVFNDKRLSELWESAQAKFSPEELNDLQTEFQHHKDKLKEYKHLVDILKNSESISENSIHRHTKFTDQERESVYNKLHDTHETLTKDFMRLKEKVTGGKEEFQDPRVTELWERAKRAQFNQEELDSIKEELKHFERKINKHKHYVEELGDSARLVREGHDHLKEKHDSLVEKAKEHARWVKKMHATLMNKVTKNEL, from the exons ATGTGTTCTAAGATTTTTCTGCTGTTATTCATCATATCTCTGGTATTAATCCCAAGCAATGGCCGTAAGGCCGATGAAGAGAACCCATTTCGTATGGCGAAGCTGAACATGATCTGGAGGAAAGCTCAAAACAAGATGTCGCAACAGAAGTTGCAAGACTTTCGCCATGTTCTCGAGATGCAAGACCGAGCGGAAATTCGTTGGAAAGAAGTGAAAGCCTCCGGTGGTGACGAAGATGGTGAAATGGAATCAATGCTTCGAATGAAGTTTTCCCGTGTGCTTCAACAGTTTCACCTGGAAGATCATTTCGATGATATGGGCAATGATATAAGAGACAAGCGCGCCGGAACCGAGGGACAAGGCGTTTTTAATGATAAACGCTTGAGCGAACTCTGGGAATCTGCACAAG ctaaaTTCAGCCCAGAGGAACTGAATGACCTTCAAACTGAATTTCAACATCACAAGGATAAACTTAAAGAGTACAAGCATCTGGTGGATATTCTGAAGAACTCGGAAAGCATTTCGGAAAACTCTATTCACAGGCATACAAAGTTCACAGACCAGGAACGGGAAAGCGTATACAATAAACTTCATGATACCCATGAAACACTAACAAAAGACTTCATGAGGTTGAAGGAAAAAGTAACAGGTGGAAAAGAAGAATTCCAGGATCCTCGTGTGACTGAATTGTGGGAGCGAGCTAAACGTGCTCAATTTAATCAAGAGGAGCTTGACTCAATCAAG gagGAACTAAAACACTTTGAGCGCAAGATCAATAAGCACAAGCATTATGTTGAAGAACTTGGGGATTCTGCACGTCTTGTGCGAGAGGGTCATGATCACCTAAAGGAAAAACATGATTCATTGGTGGAGAAGGCCAAGGAACATGCCCGATGG GTGAAGAAAATGCATGCAACCTTGATGAACAAAGTGACCAAGAATGAGCTGTAG